The following DNA comes from Chryseobacterium gallinarum.
TTAAGAGATTCCTGAATATTTTGTATGTTTTTATTTAAGAGTGCTTTGTAAACTTCTATTCTTTCGTTGTATCCATCGTCTTTACTTTTTTTAAAGTTGTTTAAATCATCTAATAGTTTTAATTCGTCCTGCATCTTCTGGACAATTTTCTCGAATCGAATTTTTTTGTATTCGTCATTGATGAAAAAATACCGTCTCCGCTCATCCATTTTGTTATGGTCTACAATAAGCTGGGCATTGAGTAATAATGAAATGCTTGTAGAAACCGAGCTTTTGCTGGCTGAAAGCACTTCAACAAACTCATCAAAAGTAATTCCTACTTTCTCATAATCAAAAAGAAGGTAGGAATAAATTTTTGAAGCTAAAGGTGGTAAGCTGAACACGGTGCCATAGAATTTTACGGCATCCTGAAAAATTTTTTCATCAATTTCTATACTTTGGTGCATAATATAAAAATTTGAACAAAAGTAGAAATTAGTTCAGAACCAAACGAACAAAGCTGATAGAGTTTATAAATACAGCCTGTTTTAAAAATTCAATGAAATCAGATTTAACTTTTTGCTTAAATTATAATCTTCTCAAAAGCTTTTCTCATCCCATCGGCAAGAAGAACCTCTCCGCAATAAGAAAATCCTTTACTTTCAAGGATCTTCAGCATTGCTATATTATCATAATTGGTATCTACTTTTATACTCTGAATGCCATGGGATCGGGTAAAATCTTCAATATGGTCAAACAGTTTCCTGGTCATTCCCTGTCCTGCAAACTTTTCATCAATAGCAATTCTATGTACTACCACAAACTCTCCGTCACTGAGCCAGGCTCCTTCTATAGTGCTGTAGGCCGGTTCATCATTCAGGATCAATGCTGCGTACACTGCAATTTCATTATTCACGGTAAGAACGTGTGCAAATCCCTTTGCAATATCGCTTTCTACAGTACCCAGATTGGGGTATCCGTTCTGCCATTGCGTACTGCCATCCTGTTTTCTTCTTTCAATAGATTGCTGGATAATATTCCAAATAGTGTCTCTGTCTTCAATTTTCGCTTTTCGTAGTTTAATTTCCGTATCCATGTTGTAAAGTCTTAGAAAAGATGAAACAAAAATACCTGTTTGCCAAAGCAACGGATAATGCCTGACCTGGGATTTTGTTTATCCTTTAAATAGTTTTGTAATCATAAAAAACCGAAAACTAATTAATATTAATTTTCGGTTCGAAGTA
Coding sequences within:
- a CDS encoding GNAT family N-acetyltransferase, whose translation is MDTEIKLRKAKIEDRDTIWNIIQQSIERRKQDGSTQWQNGYPNLGTVESDIAKGFAHVLTVNNEIAVYAALILNDEPAYSTIEGAWLSDGEFVVVHRIAIDEKFAGQGMTRKLFDHIEDFTRSHGIQSIKVDTNYDNIAMLKILESKGFSYCGEVLLADGMRKAFEKIII
- a CDS encoding transcriptional regulator; its protein translation is MHQSIEIDEKIFQDAVKFYGTVFSLPPLASKIYSYLLFDYEKVGITFDEFVEVLSASKSSVSTSISLLLNAQLIVDHNKMDERRRYFFINDEYKKIRFEKIVQKMQDELKLLDDLNNFKKSKDDGYNERIEVYKALLNKNIQNIQESLNKL